CAACAAAAGTATTACTTTTGCGGGAACTTAAGATGTAAGTTAAAATTATTAAATTTACATTTTTATTTTTTTTAATGCATTGGAACAAAGAGGTTGAAAATTATTAATAAAATTAAAATTTATTCTAATTGTTTAATAAAAGAATTCTTATCTTTGCACCCCAAAAATAGAAAAGTATGTACGCAATAGTTGACATAGTAGGACATCAATACAAAGTAGAAAAGGACCAAACCTTATTTGTAAATAGATTAAAAGGTGAAGAAAAAGAAAAAGTAGAATTTTCTGATGTTCTTTTAATCGATAATGACGGAAAAGTTAAAGTAGGAACACCTAATGTAAAAGGTGCAAAAGTTACTGCTACTATTCTTGAACATTGTAAAGGTGATAAAATAATCGTTTTTAAGAAAATAAGAAGAAAAGGTTATAAAGTAAGAAATGGACACAGAGATTATTTATCAAAAATTCAGATAACAGATATTAAATAATTAATAGTTATGGCTCATAAAAAAGGAATGGGTAGCTCCCAAAACGGTAGAGAATCACACAGTAAAAGACTTGGAGTTAAATTATTCGGTGGTCAGTTTGCCAAAGCTGGTAGTATTATAGTTCGCCAAAGAGGAACAAAACATCATGTTGGAATAAATACCGGTCTTGGAAAAGATCATACAGTATTTGCAAAAATTGATGGAATTGTTGAATTTAGGAGAAGGAAAAACAACAGATCATTTGTTAATATTATTCCTGTTGAGCA
The Bacteroidota bacterium genome window above contains:
- the rplU gene encoding 50S ribosomal protein L21, with the translated sequence MYAIVDIVGHQYKVEKDQTLFVNRLKGEEKEKVEFSDVLLIDNDGKVKVGTPNVKGAKVTATILEHCKGDKIIVFKKIRRKGYKVRNGHRDYLSKIQITDIK
- the rpmA gene encoding 50S ribosomal protein L27, with product MAHKKGMGSSQNGRESHSKRLGVKLFGGQFAKAGSIIVRQRGTKHHVGINTGLGKDHTVFAKIDGIVEFRRRKNNRSFVNIIPVE